The Terriglobales bacterium genome window below encodes:
- a CDS encoding EamA family transporter, translated as MSGRIRPLALTSLHPSPILAHLFCYCSNFDFMTQSEQHRWRVLLAFALVYVFWGSTYLGIGIAVKYVPPYVMTGVRFVIAGAVMLLYCWRTNRGIRVTLPQLAKLSLIGVLLLSLANSLLAWAEVVVPTGLAALIVAITPLWFLVVDSFAFRGDRPGGKGYIGLALGIVGIGVLLWPKLMSTTTLGRKQFYAASVLMLGSLCWSIGSALSKRWQKEIDPFSASGWQMTIAGLVNLGIGAAFGEFKDAHWTPQAIGAVAYLIVFGSWVGFSAYIWLLQNVSMSKVATYAYVNPVVAVFLGWIVLHERVDAYILAGTAIVVISVALVTQSKVKRRAGRAEETLPACEASAD; from the coding sequence ATGAGCGGGCGAATTCGCCCGCTCGCATTAACTTCTCTGCATCCGTCACCGATTCTGGCCCATCTATTCTGCTATTGTTCCAACTTCGATTTCATGACGCAGTCCGAACAGCATCGTTGGCGAGTACTGCTCGCGTTCGCCCTGGTTTATGTGTTCTGGGGCTCCACGTATCTCGGCATCGGGATCGCGGTGAAGTACGTGCCGCCATACGTGATGACCGGCGTTCGCTTCGTGATTGCCGGCGCAGTCATGCTGCTTTACTGCTGGCGGACTAATCGCGGCATTCGCGTCACTCTTCCGCAACTTGCAAAGCTTAGTTTGATTGGCGTACTGCTGCTGAGCCTGGCGAATTCCCTGCTGGCATGGGCGGAGGTCGTCGTACCCACAGGACTGGCAGCACTCATCGTTGCGATTACTCCGCTGTGGTTCCTCGTAGTGGACAGCTTCGCGTTTCGCGGAGACCGACCAGGCGGAAAAGGCTACATCGGTCTGGCGCTTGGGATCGTCGGCATCGGCGTTCTCCTGTGGCCCAAGCTAATGTCCACCACGACTCTCGGGCGCAAGCAGTTTTACGCCGCGAGCGTCCTGATGTTGGGATCGCTTTGCTGGTCGATTGGCTCGGCACTGTCGAAGCGGTGGCAGAAAGAGATTGACCCGTTCTCCGCGAGCGGATGGCAGATGACCATCGCGGGACTGGTGAACCTTGGCATCGGAGCCGCATTCGGAGAGTTCAAAGACGCACACTGGACACCACAGGCAATTGGAGCTGTGGCCTACCTGATTGTCTTCGGCTCGTGGGTTGGATTCAGCGCATATATCTGGTTGCTGCAGAATGTGTCGATGTCGAAGGTGGCAACGTACGCATACGTGAATCCTGTGGTGGCGGTGTTCCTGGGATGGATTGTTCTTCACGAACGCGTGGACGCATACATCCTGGCGGGAACGGCGATCGTGGTGATCTCCGTGGCGCTGGTGACCCAATCTAAAGTGAAACGCCGCGCTGGCCGCGCAGAAGAAACCCTGCCTGCCTGCGAAGCGAGCGCAGATTAA
- a CDS encoding acetyl ornithine aminotransferase family protein has translation MPTTITQAGPNIRTALPGPNAKRVLAGDEKYISPSYTRSYPLVAKRGRGVMIEDVDGNEFLDFAAGIAVCSTGHCHPEVVAAIQKQSAELIHMSGTDFYYENMVTLAERLSKLAPMKGPHRFYYGNSGAEAIEAAIKMARYHTKRPNIIAFYGAFHGRTMGALSLTASKPQQKRRFAPFMPGVHHVRYPDVYRGCVGGTQEAEKFALGCARFIEEKVLTTVLPPEEVAAIFVEPIQGEGGYVVAPTIFMQELRKICDKHGILLVCDEVQSGCGRTGKMWAVQHTGVEPDMITIAKGIASGMPLSVLMAKAEIMDWVPGSHASTFGGNPVAIASALATLDVLEREGIQNAAEVGSYIMARVAEWPKKHELVGDVRGRGLMIGIDLVKDKQTKAYAGPERDRVTELAFERGLLILGAGPSAVRICPPLIVTKEQADIALDILEECIGIVEKEHHGTRSKAGQPVGA, from the coding sequence ATGCCGACCACCATCACTCAAGCCGGTCCCAACATTCGCACCGCACTCCCCGGACCGAACGCCAAGCGCGTGCTCGCGGGAGACGAGAAGTACATTTCGCCGTCATACACCCGTTCCTATCCGCTCGTTGCCAAGCGTGGCCGCGGCGTAATGATTGAAGACGTTGACGGAAACGAGTTCCTCGATTTCGCCGCTGGCATCGCCGTGTGTTCCACCGGGCATTGCCATCCGGAAGTCGTTGCCGCCATCCAGAAGCAGTCGGCGGAACTCATCCACATGTCCGGCACCGACTTCTATTACGAGAACATGGTCACCCTCGCCGAGCGCCTGTCGAAGCTGGCGCCGATGAAGGGACCTCACCGCTTCTACTACGGGAACTCCGGTGCCGAAGCCATTGAAGCTGCGATCAAGATGGCGCGTTATCACACCAAGCGGCCGAATATCATCGCCTTTTACGGCGCGTTTCACGGACGCACCATGGGAGCGCTCTCGCTCACCGCTTCCAAGCCGCAGCAGAAGCGCCGGTTTGCTCCGTTCATGCCGGGCGTACACCATGTGCGCTATCCCGATGTCTATCGCGGATGCGTCGGCGGCACGCAGGAAGCGGAGAAGTTCGCTCTCGGCTGTGCGCGCTTCATCGAAGAAAAGGTCTTAACAACCGTGTTGCCGCCGGAAGAAGTCGCTGCGATCTTCGTCGAGCCCATCCAGGGCGAAGGCGGATACGTAGTTGCACCAACCATCTTCATGCAGGAACTGCGGAAAATCTGCGACAAGCACGGCATCCTGCTCGTGTGCGACGAAGTTCAGTCCGGCTGCGGACGCACCGGCAAGATGTGGGCCGTCCAGCACACTGGTGTCGAGCCCGACATGATCACCATCGCGAAGGGCATCGCCTCCGGCATGCCGCTTAGCGTCCTGATGGCGAAAGCCGAGATCATGGACTGGGTGCCCGGATCGCACGCTTCCACATTCGGCGGAAATCCCGTAGCCATCGCTTCCGCACTCGCCACGCTCGACGTTCTTGAGCGCGAAGGTATCCAGAACGCAGCCGAAGTCGGCAGCTACATCATGGCGCGCGTTGCGGAGTGGCCGAAGAAACACGAACTGGTTGGCGACGTCCGCGGCCGCGGCCTCATGATTGGAATCGATCTCGTGAAAGACAAGCAGACGAAAGCGTATGCTGGTCCGGAGCGTGATCGCGTCACCGAATTGGCGTTCGAGCGCGGACTGCTGATCCTGGGCGCAGGCCCCTCGGCTGTCCGTATTTGCCCGCCACTTATCGTCACCAAAGAACAAGCCGACATCGCTCTCGACATCCTCGAAGAGTGCATCGGCATTGTCGAGAAAGAGCACCACGGGACTCGCAGCAAAGCTGGCCAGCCCGTAGGCGCATAG
- a CDS encoding phosphoenolpyruvate carboxylase — protein sequence MSTEPLWKPEQQSVRLLELISNDPELKLAPLRRDVRSLGVLLGRVLKEQEGDELFTKVERLRELFTRQREEAQPGATREKLTGEARELIAQLNLAEAHKITKAFAIYFELTNLAETNHRKRRRRASMLETQHSPMPGSFRGTLRRLKDAGVWFGQAMELLHRVHITPVFTAHPTEVARRTVLKARGRIAHELQKLDSLPLTESYAAERELAIAGEITALWQTDEVRRKQPSVADEIRMGLDYYQISILNTIPRLYQEIATSFRDVYGVDVDPGDLPTIFTFGSWIGGDRDGNPHVTSGCTAEALSMARNLILDFYLSQLDSLYPRMSISVLQTPISTALADSLLRYEQNITAIELDRLRYPEAEKYRRFLAYIHWRLHHSRYNPDHNDAYREHHEFLEDLHLIYESLAANGAQRLASRVLDPLMRQIETFGFHLHTLDIRQHARIHRQAIEEVGSTLGSFESLSDTSHEVLETLRVVSELKTKFPPEAIRQYVISGARSEQDVLDVIRLARIAGAKAEGSTDTDPGIMPVPLFESIEDLRTCPDICKRLWTSAEYSVLLDSWGRRQEIMLGYSDSNKDGGMFTSTWEIYKAHRALHQVATECRVRLRLFHGRGGTVGRGGGPTHSMIIAQPPGAFTGEIRITEQGEVMSWKYSDMVLSEWNLELMAAASIEALSPLRNSEMPRHEAWDAAMEVMSEIAFQFYRENIAENPDTIPYFEQATPVNELEHARIASRPTRRKTSHSLDDLRAIPWVFGWMQSRNGLPAWFGVGYALEKFALANDANPALLLEMMQKFPLFHVMIRNIEIGMAKADFSIARLYAELVEDRDLRDRVFAMLTEEFDRTLRMVLQVTGQQRLLETNPVLERSIRLRNPYVDPMSLVQVELLRRKRAGDTSDDLNYALAATINGIAAGLHNTG from the coding sequence ATGTCGACGGAACCTCTCTGGAAGCCTGAACAGCAATCGGTGCGGTTGCTGGAACTGATCAGCAACGACCCTGAGCTCAAGCTCGCGCCTTTGCGACGCGATGTGCGCTCGCTTGGCGTGCTGCTCGGCCGCGTGTTAAAGGAGCAGGAGGGAGACGAGCTTTTCACCAAGGTTGAGCGCCTGCGCGAATTGTTCACCCGCCAGCGCGAAGAAGCACAGCCCGGTGCGACCCGAGAGAAACTCACCGGAGAAGCTCGCGAACTCATCGCGCAACTCAATCTCGCCGAAGCTCACAAAATTACCAAAGCATTCGCCATCTACTTCGAACTCACCAACCTCGCGGAAACCAACCACCGCAAGCGCCGCCGTCGGGCCAGCATGCTCGAGACGCAACACTCGCCCATGCCCGGTTCGTTTCGTGGAACCTTGCGGCGCCTGAAAGATGCGGGAGTCTGGTTCGGGCAGGCGATGGAACTTCTCCACCGCGTCCACATCACGCCGGTCTTCACCGCCCACCCAACGGAAGTTGCTAGAAGAACCGTCCTCAAGGCTCGCGGCCGCATCGCGCACGAACTCCAGAAACTCGACTCGCTCCCGCTCACCGAAAGCTACGCCGCCGAACGTGAACTCGCCATCGCTGGCGAAATCACCGCGCTCTGGCAGACCGACGAAGTTCGCCGCAAGCAGCCCTCCGTTGCGGACGAAATTCGCATGGGTCTCGACTACTACCAGATCTCGATCTTGAACACCATTCCGCGTCTCTACCAGGAGATCGCGACCTCGTTCCGAGATGTCTATGGCGTCGACGTTGATCCCGGCGACCTTCCGACCATCTTCACTTTCGGATCCTGGATCGGTGGCGATCGTGATGGCAATCCTCACGTGACCTCAGGCTGCACCGCCGAAGCGCTGTCGATGGCGAGAAATCTCATCCTCGACTTCTATCTCTCGCAACTCGACTCGCTTTATCCGCGGATGAGCATTTCGGTTCTCCAGACTCCGATCTCAACGGCCCTCGCAGATTCTCTACTGCGGTACGAGCAGAACATCACCGCAATTGAGCTCGATCGCTTGCGTTATCCCGAGGCCGAAAAGTACCGCCGTTTTCTGGCATACATCCATTGGCGACTCCATCACAGCCGGTACAATCCAGACCACAACGACGCATACCGCGAGCACCACGAATTTCTTGAAGACCTGCATCTCATCTACGAAAGCCTTGCCGCCAATGGTGCGCAGCGGCTCGCATCACGGGTTCTTGACCCGCTCATGCGCCAGATTGAGACCTTCGGATTTCATCTCCACACGCTCGACATTCGCCAGCACGCGCGCATACACAGACAGGCGATAGAAGAAGTCGGCTCGACGCTGGGCAGCTTCGAGTCCCTTTCCGATACATCGCATGAGGTCCTCGAAACGCTGCGCGTCGTCTCCGAACTGAAGACGAAGTTCCCACCTGAGGCCATACGTCAATACGTCATCAGCGGTGCGCGCTCCGAGCAGGATGTGCTCGATGTCATTCGTCTTGCGCGAATTGCCGGCGCGAAGGCCGAAGGCTCAACCGACACCGATCCCGGCATCATGCCGGTCCCGTTATTCGAATCCATTGAAGACCTGCGCACCTGTCCCGACATCTGCAAACGGCTGTGGACCTCGGCCGAGTATTCCGTCCTGCTCGACTCCTGGGGCCGTCGCCAGGAGATCATGCTCGGCTATTCCGACTCCAATAAAGATGGCGGCATGTTTACCAGTACGTGGGAGATCTACAAGGCCCACCGTGCACTGCATCAGGTGGCGACTGAGTGCCGCGTACGCCTCCGTCTCTTCCACGGGCGTGGCGGTACCGTCGGACGCGGCGGCGGACCTACGCATTCCATGATCATCGCCCAGCCGCCCGGTGCATTCACCGGGGAAATACGCATCACCGAGCAGGGCGAAGTCATGAGTTGGAAGTACTCGGACATGGTTCTCTCCGAGTGGAATCTTGAACTCATGGCAGCGGCGTCGATCGAGGCGCTCTCGCCTCTGCGCAACTCCGAGATGCCTCGCCACGAAGCATGGGACGCCGCGATGGAAGTGATGTCGGAAATCGCGTTTCAGTTCTATCGGGAGAACATCGCTGAAAATCCCGACACCATCCCGTACTTTGAGCAGGCGACGCCCGTGAATGAACTTGAGCACGCGCGGATCGCATCACGGCCCACTCGTCGCAAGACCAGCCACAGCCTCGATGATCTCCGCGCCATTCCTTGGGTCTTCGGATGGATGCAGAGCCGCAATGGACTTCCGGCCTGGTTCGGAGTCGGTTATGCGCTGGAGAAGTTCGCATTGGCCAACGACGCCAATCCGGCCTTGCTGCTCGAGATGATGCAGAAGTTCCCGCTCTTTCACGTCATGATTCGCAACATCGAAATCGGTATGGCAAAGGCCGACTTCAGCATCGCGCGCCTGTACGCCGAGCTTGTCGAAGACCGTGACCTGCGTGATCGCGTCTTCGCCATGCTCACCGAAGAATTCGACCGCACGCTGCGCATGGTGCTGCAAGTGACGGGACAACAGCGCTTGCTGGAAACGAACCCGGTGCTCGAGCGCTCGATTCGCCTCCGTAATCCTTACGTAGATCCCATGAGTCTGGTGCAGGTTGAGTTGTTGCGCCGCAAGCGCGCGGGCGACACCAGCGATGACTTGAACTACGCCTTGGCAGCCACGATCAACGGGATCGCCGCCGGATTGCACAACACCGGTTAA
- a CDS encoding Xaa-Pro peptidase family protein, protein MRRLLAVFLLLISSSAAFAQFTDLQAMNELGGPQEFARRRAELGKQLKTGYTLLWARINEPEQLTYREDNDFYYFTGLQDPGAILLMNNETGHSILFEPIQAAREISLSGPNLLGLPEAQRKAYGYSQIFPLHDFESIMGGMFGDPAARELWVRAGFPDEVDGARTETAGDYAKQYSHPLGDPTPGDRSALKKLAERFPGLQLRDFTGIVDEMRNIKTPQEIAILRKNGKISAEALRRAMAKAKPGMFEYQVEAEARYWMTMNGAQGVAYPAIVGSGANSNRWHYFENRKQMQPNEIVVFDFGADLHHLAMDITRTFSVSGKFTPEQAKWYQVGLAAQKAIIAMLKPGNTYEDASAAGRKVFEQAGLESGYFGSRFPGHFVGLSTHDVKRPVGPVKKGQVVTIEPIIDFPDKQLHIRIEDTVLITDGEAEILSVGIPKEMAEVERLVGSEASK, encoded by the coding sequence GTGCGACGTTTGCTCGCTGTCTTCTTGCTCTTGATATCCAGTTCCGCTGCCTTTGCGCAATTCACTGACTTGCAGGCCATGAACGAACTCGGAGGCCCGCAGGAGTTCGCCCGTCGCCGCGCGGAACTCGGCAAACAGTTGAAGACCGGTTACACGCTGCTCTGGGCGCGCATCAATGAACCGGAACAGTTGACCTACCGCGAAGACAACGACTTCTACTACTTCACGGGTTTGCAGGACCCCGGCGCCATTCTGCTGATGAACAACGAGACTGGCCATAGCATTCTGTTTGAGCCGATCCAGGCCGCTCGGGAAATCAGCCTCAGTGGCCCCAATCTTCTGGGATTACCGGAAGCACAACGTAAGGCGTACGGTTATTCCCAAATATTTCCGCTGCACGATTTCGAAAGCATCATGGGCGGAATGTTCGGCGACCCAGCGGCGCGCGAACTGTGGGTACGTGCAGGCTTCCCTGATGAAGTCGATGGCGCGCGCACAGAAACTGCCGGAGATTATGCGAAACAGTATTCGCATCCGCTTGGCGATCCAACGCCGGGTGATCGTTCCGCACTGAAGAAACTAGCCGAGCGTTTTCCTGGACTTCAACTCAGAGACTTCACTGGCATCGTCGACGAAATGCGGAATATCAAAACGCCGCAGGAGATCGCTATCCTTCGCAAGAATGGAAAAATCAGTGCCGAAGCTCTGCGTCGAGCCATGGCGAAAGCAAAACCGGGCATGTTCGAGTATCAGGTCGAAGCCGAGGCCCGGTACTGGATGACCATGAACGGTGCACAAGGTGTCGCCTATCCTGCGATCGTTGGCTCCGGCGCGAACTCAAATCGTTGGCACTACTTCGAAAACCGTAAGCAGATGCAGCCCAACGAAATCGTCGTCTTCGATTTCGGCGCCGATCTCCATCACCTGGCCATGGACATCACGCGCACTTTCAGCGTGAGCGGAAAGTTCACTCCCGAACAAGCGAAGTGGTACCAGGTTGGACTCGCCGCACAAAAAGCCATCATTGCCATGTTGAAGCCGGGCAACACGTATGAAGATGCGAGTGCTGCCGGTCGGAAAGTATTTGAGCAGGCCGGGCTCGAGAGTGGCTATTTCGGATCCCGTTTTCCCGGACATTTCGTCGGCTTGTCTACCCACGACGTGAAGCGTCCGGTAGGCCCGGTGAAGAAAGGGCAGGTCGTCACCATCGAACCCATCATCGACTTCCCCGACAAGCAACTCCACATCCGCATCGAAGATACGGTGTTGATCACCGACGGCGAGGCGGAAATCTTGAGTGTCGGGATTCCCAAGGAAATGGCCGAAGTGGAGCGCCTCGTGGGAAGCGAGGCCTCGAAGTAA
- a CDS encoding TlpA disulfide reductase family protein — protein MLRAIVVRSLLVVCVLSAFAAAQKREISWSDQERPIVEKMRTLRKTSDEVRGGVTRALAREVRALAAGENKVMLATNLASLSTEGDFGMETLQEVANTLAGALRETPQPDKDGEPSYSYTALAQLVRYEGVHTDLQVPQYAAAMARLEKADEVRANLDFTLTDLEGKTWSLKALKGKVVVVNFWATWCPPCNKELPDMQALYEQHKDKGLVVLAITDEDRAKIVPFVEKRKLTYPILLDNGRKVNDAFQIDGIPKTFVYDRQGKLVAQAIDMRTRDQFKRMLAKAGVQ, from the coding sequence ATGCTTCGCGCCATAGTGGTTCGCTCATTGCTGGTTGTCTGCGTGCTTTCCGCATTCGCGGCGGCGCAGAAAAGAGAGATTTCCTGGTCGGACCAGGAACGACCGATCGTGGAAAAGATGCGCACGTTGCGGAAGACGTCTGATGAAGTTCGTGGCGGCGTGACGAGGGCCCTGGCGCGCGAGGTGCGCGCACTTGCTGCCGGGGAAAACAAGGTGATGCTGGCAACCAACCTCGCTTCTCTTTCGACGGAAGGCGATTTCGGGATGGAGACTCTGCAGGAGGTGGCAAACACGCTGGCCGGCGCGCTGCGTGAAACACCGCAGCCCGATAAGGATGGCGAGCCTTCCTATTCCTATACGGCGCTGGCGCAGTTGGTGAGGTACGAAGGCGTGCACACCGACCTTCAAGTTCCGCAGTACGCGGCGGCAATGGCCAGGCTCGAAAAGGCCGACGAGGTTCGCGCGAATCTCGACTTCACGCTAACGGACCTGGAAGGCAAAACGTGGAGTCTGAAGGCGCTGAAGGGGAAAGTTGTGGTGGTGAACTTCTGGGCGACCTGGTGTCCGCCGTGCAACAAGGAACTTCCGGATATGCAGGCACTTTATGAACAGCACAAAGACAAGGGTTTGGTTGTGCTGGCAATTACCGATGAAGATAGGGCAAAGATTGTTCCGTTCGTCGAGAAGCGGAAGCTGACGTATCCGATCCTGCTGGACAACGGACGCAAAGTAAACGACGCATTCCAGATCGACGGAATTCCGAAGACGTTCGTTTATGACCGGCAAGGAAAACTGGTCGCACAAGCGATCGATATGCGCACGCGCGACCAGTTCAAAAGAATGCTCGCCAAGGCCGGGGTGCAGTAG
- a CDS encoding YraN family protein — translation MKGRFTRAVLRLLDAFFRLENGKSHPAEKPAHLVTGQLGEEAAYFFLREQGYVVVARNFRSPRHRGEIDLIAWDGKELCFVEVKTRSRHSFVPAEAAVDAPKQATLRATARTYLRKLKEVPPVRFDVVSLYRNTESGTPEFTLFKDAFPMS, via the coding sequence GTGAAGGGCAGATTCACACGCGCTGTTTTGCGGCTCCTGGACGCGTTTTTCCGGCTCGAGAACGGGAAATCGCATCCTGCCGAAAAACCAGCGCATCTGGTTACTGGACAGCTTGGGGAAGAAGCGGCCTACTTCTTTTTACGTGAACAGGGATATGTCGTCGTAGCTCGTAACTTCCGCTCTCCGCGTCATCGGGGTGAGATCGATCTGATCGCGTGGGACGGAAAAGAGCTCTGTTTCGTGGAAGTGAAGACAAGAAGCAGGCACTCGTTCGTCCCGGCCGAAGCTGCGGTAGATGCTCCAAAACAGGCCACGCTGCGAGCCACCGCACGGACCTACCTGCGAAAGTTGAAAGAGGTTCCGCCTGTGCGTTTCGACGTAGTCAGTCTCTACCGCAACACCGAATCCGGGACACCTGAGTTCACCCTATTCAAAGACGCCTTCCCAATGTCGTAA
- the galT gene encoding galactose-1-phosphate uridylyltransferase — MPELRKDPIVGRWVIISTDRAKRPTDFVREDVQNKGGFCPFCYGNESKTPPEVLAYRPSQNGGPPAQKDTPGWTVRVVPNKFPALGIEGNLNRQADGMFDKMNGLGAHEVIIETPDHNATLEQLPEKRIEDVLWAFRDRIVDLKKDRRFKYVLIFKNHGETAGASLEHSHSQLIALPILPKQVVEELEGAKQYYIYKERCVFCDIIRQEIDNGIRVVDENADFVTIAPFAPRFPFETWILPKQHESGFENSSSGVYENLARAIKTLLNKADLVLDNPAYNMVFHTSPLQDAQNDHYHWHVEFMPKLTKTAGFEWGTGFYINPTPPEEAARFLREANVEIPIGTR; from the coding sequence TTGCCAGAATTAAGAAAAGACCCCATCGTCGGACGCTGGGTGATTATTTCCACCGATCGGGCCAAGCGCCCGACGGATTTCGTGCGCGAAGATGTACAGAACAAGGGCGGATTTTGCCCATTTTGCTATGGAAACGAATCGAAGACACCTCCGGAAGTCTTAGCCTACCGGCCTAGTCAGAACGGCGGACCGCCGGCCCAGAAAGATACTCCCGGATGGACCGTCCGCGTGGTTCCCAATAAGTTCCCCGCGCTGGGTATCGAGGGAAACCTCAACCGGCAGGCCGACGGCATGTTCGACAAAATGAATGGCCTCGGCGCGCATGAGGTCATCATCGAGACGCCGGACCATAACGCTACCCTCGAGCAATTACCCGAGAAGCGGATCGAGGACGTGCTCTGGGCGTTTCGCGACCGCATCGTCGACCTGAAGAAGGACCGGCGTTTCAAGTACGTCCTTATTTTCAAGAACCATGGCGAAACCGCCGGTGCATCCCTTGAGCACAGTCACTCACAGCTGATCGCCCTGCCAATTCTCCCCAAGCAGGTCGTCGAGGAACTGGAAGGCGCCAAGCAGTACTACATCTACAAGGAGCGCTGTGTCTTCTGCGACATCATCCGGCAGGAGATTGACAACGGTATTCGTGTCGTCGACGAGAACGCCGACTTCGTCACCATCGCGCCGTTCGCTCCCCGATTCCCGTTTGAGACCTGGATCCTTCCGAAGCAGCACGAATCCGGATTCGAGAATTCATCGTCGGGCGTGTACGAGAATCTCGCTCGTGCCATCAAGACTTTGCTCAACAAGGCCGATCTCGTTCTCGATAATCCTGCGTACAACATGGTGTTTCACACCTCGCCGCTGCAGGACGCTCAGAACGATCACTACCATTGGCACGTCGAGTTCATGCCGAAGTTGACCAAGACCGCGGGCTTCGAGTGGGGAACCGGTTTCTATATCAACCCGACTCCTCCGGAAGAGGCCGCCCGTTTCCTTCGTGAAGCGAACGTTGAAATTCCCATTGGCACTCGGTAA
- a CDS encoding ABC transporter permease: MRILFDIFGQTLRTLWAHKLRSFLTMFGIAWGVFSLLLLVGLGEGFRSGNRKQFESLGENVLFLWGGRAPAMNGSFTALRQYYLTWKDYEDVLHEATDVRDAVPVIQRGDLRAVSDYANGSPGITGTLPKFNEIRYFPIDQGRWITEADNAEKRLVIVIGDETKRVLFPGRPAIGNTLLLNGARFLVIGTVQRIGRGDNTNRNMFGIVPFNTMKMLFPPTNVGDTIDPISMMNYQPRRRDLHESAKEQIHRIVGRNHGFDYTNKDSFDEWDTIKTVDTVGKIFDAMNMFLGSVGLVTLALGAIGIINIMLVAVADRTKEIGLRKAVGATNRSIMFQFFVEGAFLTLLSGGLGILCAAGVMAGLTGLFGNNPAAGFDPPKLVPMTAALAVLSLGVAGTVAGLYPARRAALLEPVEALRKE; encoded by the coding sequence GTGCGCATACTCTTCGACATTTTCGGACAAACGCTCCGAACCCTTTGGGCGCACAAGCTTCGTTCGTTCCTCACCATGTTCGGAATTGCCTGGGGCGTTTTCTCGCTCCTTCTGCTCGTCGGCCTCGGAGAGGGCTTCCGCAGCGGCAACCGAAAGCAGTTCGAATCGCTGGGCGAAAACGTGCTGTTCCTCTGGGGCGGACGTGCTCCGGCCATGAACGGCAGCTTCACCGCTCTGCGTCAGTACTACCTGACCTGGAAAGACTACGAAGACGTTCTGCACGAAGCCACCGACGTTCGCGACGCAGTCCCCGTCATTCAGCGCGGCGATCTCCGTGCCGTCAGCGACTACGCCAATGGCAGCCCGGGGATCACCGGAACTCTCCCGAAGTTCAACGAGATCCGCTATTTCCCCATCGACCAGGGCCGCTGGATTACCGAAGCCGATAACGCCGAAAAGCGCCTCGTCATTGTCATCGGCGACGAAACCAAACGCGTTCTGTTTCCGGGCCGTCCCGCCATTGGCAACACGCTTCTTCTGAACGGTGCTCGTTTCCTCGTCATTGGTACCGTCCAGCGCATTGGACGCGGCGATAACACGAACCGGAATATGTTCGGTATCGTCCCCTTCAATACGATGAAGATGCTCTTTCCGCCCACGAACGTAGGCGACACCATCGACCCGATCTCGATGATGAATTACCAGCCGCGTCGGCGTGACCTGCACGAGAGCGCGAAAGAGCAGATCCACCGGATTGTCGGCCGCAATCACGGATTCGATTACACCAACAAAGACTCCTTCGACGAATGGGACACCATCAAGACCGTGGACACCGTCGGAAAGATCTTCGACGCCATGAACATGTTCCTCGGCAGCGTCGGATTGGTGACACTGGCTTTGGGCGCCATCGGCATCATCAACATCATGCTTGTCGCCGTTGCCGACCGCACCAAGGAGATCGGTTTGCGGAAGGCAGTCGGCGCTACCAACCGAAGCATCATGTTCCAGTTCTTCGTGGAAGGAGCGTTTCTAACCTTGCTCAGTGGCGGCCTGGGGATCCTCTGCGCCGCCGGTGTGATGGCAGGGCTCACCGGACTCTTCGGCAACAATCCTGCCGCGGGCTTCGATCCACCGAAGCTTGTTCCAATGACCGCTGCATTGGCTGTGTTGTCGCTCGGAGTCGCGGGAACCGTCGCCGGTTTGTATCCCGCGCGTCGTGCCGCCCTTCTGGAACCTGTGGAGGCCTTGCGTAAGGAATAG